From the genome of Aricia agestis chromosome 9, ilAriAges1.1, whole genome shotgun sequence, one region includes:
- the LOC121730097 gene encoding NADH dehydrogenase [ubiquinone] 1 beta subcomplex subunit 6 has protein sequence MSQLAGTKPMTICGRVAIERERCIGMTDAERAFRKQWLKDQILAPNEPVHVEAYWKERINPIRRFYRKPLDVLYDRLTPMLGAQRAADYRYITGKLGFIALGILGVHYYFKYQGNDWTKKGGWRVMRTKPMVLPGQPGFPFKSERTTDSDYADRGFKKSAFN, from the exons ATGTCGCAATTAGCAGGCACCAAGCCTATGACCATCTGTGGTCGTGTGGCAATAGAACGCGAAAGATGCATTGGAATGACTGATGCTGAAAGAGCTTTTCGCAAGCAGTGGCTGAAGGATCAGATCTTAGCCCCGAACGAACCCGTACACGTTGAGGCATATTGGAAAGAACGCATCAATCCTATCCGCCGCTTCTATCGCAAACCCCTGGACGTTCTTTATGATCGCTTAACTCCAATGCTG GGAGCACAAAGAGCTGCAGACTACAGATACATCACAGGAAAACTTGGATTTATAGCTCTCGGAATTTTGGGAGTTCATTACTATTTCAAATATCAAGGAAAT GATTGGACTAAGAAAGGTGGCTGGAGAGTAATGAGGACAAAGCCAATGGTATTACCAGGACAACCAGGATTTCCATTTAAGTCCGAACGTACAACTGACTCTGATTATGCTGATAGAGGTTTCAAGAAATCTGCGTTTAACTAA
- the LOC121730082 gene encoding mitogen-activated protein kinase p38b-like isoform X2, with product MPRYHTVEINKTEWIVPERYQNLTPVGSGAYGQVCSAIDTLHDIKVAIKKLARPFQSAVHAKRTYRELRMLKHMNHENVIGLLDVFSPEKSLEEFQQVYLVTHLMGADLSNIVRTQKLSDDHVQFLVYQILRGLKYIHSAGIIHRDLKPSNIAVNEDCELKILDFGLARPTETEMTGYVATRWYRAPEIMLNWMHYNQTVDIWSVGCIMAELLTGRTLFPGTDHIHQLNLIMEVLGTPAQEFMQKISSESARNYIQSLPTLHRRDFREVFRGANPLAVNLLELMLELDADKRITAEQALAHAYLAQYADPTDEPTSAPYDQSFEDMDLPVDKWKELVWKEVVEFKPHPQHMNTVVEVNPS from the exons ATCTTACACCTGTAGGATCCGGAGCGTACGGCCAAGTTTG CTCTGCTATAGATACTCTGCATGATATAAAAGTAGCTATCAAGAAACTGGCTAGACCTTTTCAATCAGCAGTACATGCCAAGAGAACGTATCGTGAATTGAGAATGTTGAAGCATATGAATCATGAAAATGTTATTG gtCTCCTGGATGTTTTCAGTCCAGAAAAGAGCTTAGAAGAGTTCCAGCAGGTGTATTTAGTGACACACTTAATGGGTGCGGACTTGAGCAATATTGTGAGGACTCAGAAGTTATCAGATGACCATGTTCAGTTTCTTGTGTATCAGATACTTAGAGGCTTAAAATATATTCACTCAGCGGGGATCATTCACAGG GACCTTAAACCTTCAAATATTGCTGTGAATGAAGACTGTGAGTTGAAGATTTTAGATTTTGGCCTTGCCAGACCTACAGAGACAGAGATGACGGGATATGTAGCGACtag GTGGTATAGAGCACCTGAGATAATGCTCAACTGGATGCACTACAATCAGACCGTAGACATCTGGTCGGTGGGCTGCATCATGGCTGAACTGCTCACCGGCAGAACTCTTTTCCCCGGCACAGACC ATATTCACCAGTTAAATTTGATCATGGAGGTACTGGGCACGCCAGCACAGGAGTTTATGCAGAAAATATCATCAGAGTCA GCTCGCAACTACATCCAGTCGCTGCCGACGCTGCACCGGCGCGACTTTCGCGAGGTGTTCCGCGGCGCCAACCCGCTCGCCGTCAACCTGCTCGAGCTTATGCTGGAGCTGGACGCTGACAA GCGTATAACGGCGGAGCAGGCGCTGGCGCACGCGTACCTGGCGCAGTACGCGGACCCCACGGACGAGCCCACCTCCGCGCCCTACGATCAGAGCTTCGAGGACATGGACCTGCCCGTCGACAAGTGGAAAG AGCTGGTGTGGAAGGAGGTTGTGGAGTTCAAGCCGCACCCGCAGCACATGAACACCGTGGTCGAGGTGAACCCCTCGTaa
- the LOC121730071 gene encoding transportin-1 isoform X2: MKMEWKPEQEGLMQILTLLKESQSPDTATQRAVQQKLEELNKYPDFNNYLIFVLTKLVSEEEPTRSLSGLILKNNVKARYNSFLPEVAEFIKRECLSAVGDPSPLIRATVGIIITTIASKGELTSWPELLPALCQMLDSQDYNVCEGAFGALQKICEDTAELLDSDALNRPLNVLIPKFLQFFRHSSPKIRCHAIACVNYFIMGRSQALMMHIDSFIENLFHLAADEDPDVRKNVCHALVLLLEVRLDRLIPYLPNIIEYMLMRTQDAEEGVALEACEFWLSLAEQNVCRDVLGPRLPALLPVLVRGMRYSEMDVILLRGDRDDDADDAEPDRESDIRPRFHKPRSHTIKHNVHGGDSAMSGGGDSDSDDEGGEADDGSLSDWNLRKCSAAALDMLANVFGADLLPVLFPILKETLFHDNWVIKESGILALGAVADGCMGGMVPHLPDLVPYLVCCLGERKALVRAITCWTLSRYSHWIVSQSHDLYLRPVMTELLKRVLDNNKRVQEAACSAFATLEEEACTELVPYLGHILQTLVYAFNRYQHKNLLILYDAIGTLADSVGHHLNKPEYIDLLMPPLITKWNILKDEDKDLFPLLECLSSVATALQSGFLPYCEPVFRRCVSLIEQTLNQNIANSQSPEQFEAPDKDFMIVALDLLSGLAEGLDGHINHLVLNSNLMQLLYQCMQDPMPEVRQSSFALLGDLTKACFQHVLPYIPEFLPILGMNLNPELISVCNNATWAIGEISIKLGADTSKYVPLVLNHLVDIINRHNTPKTLLENTGVYRYATFAITTRRTLRSAACAR, translated from the exons atgaaaatggaGTGGAAACCTGAACAAGAAGGGCTGATGCAAATATTAACACTTTTAAAAGAGTCTCAATCACCAGATACTGCAACTCAAAGAGCAGTCCAACAA AAATTGGAAGAACTTAACAAATACCCGGACTTTAACAACTACTTGATCTTCGTCCTCACAAAGTTGGTGTCGGAGGAGGAGCCGACTCGGTCTTTGAGTggacttatattaaaaaataatgtaaaagcaAGGTACAACAGCTTCCTACCGGAGGTTGCCGAGTTTATCAAAAGAGAATGTCTGTCAGCTGTAGGAGACCCCTCTCCGCTGATAAGAGCTACTGTCGGTATAATCATTACAACTATTGCTAGCAAAGGCGAGTTAACATCATGGCCGGAGCTGCTGCCAGCACTGTGCCAGATGCTCGATTCACAAGATTACAATGTTTGTGAG GGAGCATTTGGAGCATTACAGAAGATTTGCGAAGACACAGCCGAGTTACTTGACAGTGATGCATTAAATAGACCATTAAATGTTTTAATACCCAAGTTCCTACAGTTTTTCAGACATTCATCACCTAAAATAAGATGTCATGCCATAGCATGTGTCAACTACTTCATCATGGGCAGATCTCAGGCACTTATGATGCACATAGACTCCTTTATTGAG AACCTATTTCACCTGGCAGCTGACGAAGACCCTGATGTGaggaaaaatgtttgtcatgcacTCGTTCTGCTGTTGGAAGTGAGACTAGACAGACTAATACCATACCTACCaaatattatagag TACATGTTAATGCGCACTCAAGATGCTGAAGAGGGTGTCGCTTTGGAAGCTTGCGAATTCTGGCTGTCGTTAGCGGAACAAAATGTGTGCAGAGAT gtCCTGGGGCCAAGGTTACCAGCGCTGCTGCCAGTCCTTGTCCGGGGTATGCGGTACTCGGAGATGGATGTTATCCTGCTGCGGGGTGACCGGGatgatgatgctgatgatgCGGAACCAGACCGCGAGTCCGACATACGGCCGAGGTTCCACAAGCCGCGCTCGCACACCATCAAACACAATG TTCACGGCGGCGACAGCGCCATGTCGGGCGGCGGGGACTCGGACTCGGACGACGAGGGCGGCGAGGCGGACGACGGCTCGCTGTCCGACTGGAACTTGCGCAAGTGCAGCGCGGCGGCGCTCGACATGCTCGCCAACGTGTTCGGCGCCGACCTCCTGCCCGTACTCTTCCCCATACTCAAGGAGACACTGTTCCACGATAATTGGGTCATCAAg GAGAGCGGTATCCTAGCCCTCGGCGCGGTGGCGGACGGTTGTATGGGCGGTATGGTGCCGCACCTGCCCGACCTCGTGCCATACCTCGTGTGCTGTCTCGGCGAGCGCAAGGCCCTGGTGCGCGCCATCACGTGCTGGACGCTGTCGCGATACTCGCACTGGATAGTCTCGCAGTCGCACGATCTCTATCTACGACCTGTTATGACTGAG CTACTCAAACGAGTGCTAGACAACAATAAGCGCGTACAGGAGGCAGCTTGTTCAGCGTTCGCAACTCTCGAGGAGGAGGCGTGTACCGAACTCGTACCGTACCTCGGTCATATTCTACAGACTCTGGTGTATGCCTTCAATAGATACCAGCACAAAAACCTGCTGATCTTGTATGACGCTATAGGCACGCTGGCAGATAGTGTGGGACACCATCTCAACAAGCCGGAATACATCGACCTACTGATGCCTCCGCTCATAACTAAGTGGAATATCCTGAAGGATGAGGATAAGGATCTGTTTCCACTTttggag TGTTTGTCATCAGTCGCCACAGCGCTGCAGTCCGGCTTCCTACCCTACTGTGAACCTGTGTTCAGGAGATGTGTCTCACTTATAGAACAGACACTCAATCAAAACATC GCAAACAGTCAAAGTCCTGAGCAGTTTGAGGCACCGGACAAAGACTTTATGATAGTGGCGCTGGACTTGCTGAGCGGACTGGCGGAGGGATTGGACGGACACATCAACCACTTGGTGCTCAATTCCAACTTGATGCAGCTACTCTACCAGTGCATGCAGGATCCAATGCCAGAG GTGCGGCAATCATCATTTGCGTTATTAGGAGACTTGACGAAGGCGTGTTTCCAACATGTGCTACCATATATTCCTGAGTTCCTACCCATACTCGGCATGAACCTCAACCCGGAACTGATATCTGTGTGCAACAACGCCACGTGGGCTATCGGCGAGATTAGTATAAAACTAG GAGCCGACACATCAAAATATGTACCTCTAGTGCTGAACCATCTCGTAGACATCATCAACAGGCACAACACACCTAAGACACTACTCGAAAACACAG GTGTATATCGCTACGCAACATTCGCGATAACGACGAGAAGGACTCTGCGTTCCGCGGCATGTGCCAGATGA
- the LOC121730071 gene encoding transportin-1 isoform X1 — protein MKMEWKPEQEGLMQILTLLKESQSPDTATQRAVQQKLEELNKYPDFNNYLIFVLTKLVSEEEPTRSLSGLILKNNVKARYNSFLPEVAEFIKRECLSAVGDPSPLIRATVGIIITTIASKGELTSWPELLPALCQMLDSQDYNVCEGAFGALQKICEDTAELLDSDALNRPLNVLIPKFLQFFRHSSPKIRCHAIACVNYFIMGRSQALMMHIDSFIENLFHLAADEDPDVRKNVCHALVLLLEVRLDRLIPYLPNIIEYMLMRTQDAEEGVALEACEFWLSLAEQNVCRDVLGPRLPALLPVLVRGMRYSEMDVILLRGDRDDDADDAEPDRESDIRPRFHKPRSHTIKHNVHGGDSAMSGGGDSDSDDEGGEADDGSLSDWNLRKCSAAALDMLANVFGADLLPVLFPILKETLFHDNWVIKESGILALGAVADGCMGGMVPHLPDLVPYLVCCLGERKALVRAITCWTLSRYSHWIVSQSHDLYLRPVMTELLKRVLDNNKRVQEAACSAFATLEEEACTELVPYLGHILQTLVYAFNRYQHKNLLILYDAIGTLADSVGHHLNKPEYIDLLMPPLITKWNILKDEDKDLFPLLECLSSVATALQSGFLPYCEPVFRRCVSLIEQTLNQNIANSQSPEQFEAPDKDFMIVALDLLSGLAEGLDGHINHLVLNSNLMQLLYQCMQDPMPEVRQSSFALLGDLTKACFQHVLPYIPEFLPILGMNLNPELISVCNNATWAIGEISIKLGADTSKYVPLVLNHLVDIINRHNTPKTLLENTAITIGRLGYVCPHDVAPVLHQFVRQWCISLRNIRDNDEKDSAFRGMCQMIQVNPGGVVPDFMFFCDAVASWSHPKDDLKEMFTKILHGFKNQVGEENWRRFTEQFPEQLSARLAAMCGI, from the exons atgaaaatggaGTGGAAACCTGAACAAGAAGGGCTGATGCAAATATTAACACTTTTAAAAGAGTCTCAATCACCAGATACTGCAACTCAAAGAGCAGTCCAACAA AAATTGGAAGAACTTAACAAATACCCGGACTTTAACAACTACTTGATCTTCGTCCTCACAAAGTTGGTGTCGGAGGAGGAGCCGACTCGGTCTTTGAGTggacttatattaaaaaataatgtaaaagcaAGGTACAACAGCTTCCTACCGGAGGTTGCCGAGTTTATCAAAAGAGAATGTCTGTCAGCTGTAGGAGACCCCTCTCCGCTGATAAGAGCTACTGTCGGTATAATCATTACAACTATTGCTAGCAAAGGCGAGTTAACATCATGGCCGGAGCTGCTGCCAGCACTGTGCCAGATGCTCGATTCACAAGATTACAATGTTTGTGAG GGAGCATTTGGAGCATTACAGAAGATTTGCGAAGACACAGCCGAGTTACTTGACAGTGATGCATTAAATAGACCATTAAATGTTTTAATACCCAAGTTCCTACAGTTTTTCAGACATTCATCACCTAAAATAAGATGTCATGCCATAGCATGTGTCAACTACTTCATCATGGGCAGATCTCAGGCACTTATGATGCACATAGACTCCTTTATTGAG AACCTATTTCACCTGGCAGCTGACGAAGACCCTGATGTGaggaaaaatgtttgtcatgcacTCGTTCTGCTGTTGGAAGTGAGACTAGACAGACTAATACCATACCTACCaaatattatagag TACATGTTAATGCGCACTCAAGATGCTGAAGAGGGTGTCGCTTTGGAAGCTTGCGAATTCTGGCTGTCGTTAGCGGAACAAAATGTGTGCAGAGAT gtCCTGGGGCCAAGGTTACCAGCGCTGCTGCCAGTCCTTGTCCGGGGTATGCGGTACTCGGAGATGGATGTTATCCTGCTGCGGGGTGACCGGGatgatgatgctgatgatgCGGAACCAGACCGCGAGTCCGACATACGGCCGAGGTTCCACAAGCCGCGCTCGCACACCATCAAACACAATG TTCACGGCGGCGACAGCGCCATGTCGGGCGGCGGGGACTCGGACTCGGACGACGAGGGCGGCGAGGCGGACGACGGCTCGCTGTCCGACTGGAACTTGCGCAAGTGCAGCGCGGCGGCGCTCGACATGCTCGCCAACGTGTTCGGCGCCGACCTCCTGCCCGTACTCTTCCCCATACTCAAGGAGACACTGTTCCACGATAATTGGGTCATCAAg GAGAGCGGTATCCTAGCCCTCGGCGCGGTGGCGGACGGTTGTATGGGCGGTATGGTGCCGCACCTGCCCGACCTCGTGCCATACCTCGTGTGCTGTCTCGGCGAGCGCAAGGCCCTGGTGCGCGCCATCACGTGCTGGACGCTGTCGCGATACTCGCACTGGATAGTCTCGCAGTCGCACGATCTCTATCTACGACCTGTTATGACTGAG CTACTCAAACGAGTGCTAGACAACAATAAGCGCGTACAGGAGGCAGCTTGTTCAGCGTTCGCAACTCTCGAGGAGGAGGCGTGTACCGAACTCGTACCGTACCTCGGTCATATTCTACAGACTCTGGTGTATGCCTTCAATAGATACCAGCACAAAAACCTGCTGATCTTGTATGACGCTATAGGCACGCTGGCAGATAGTGTGGGACACCATCTCAACAAGCCGGAATACATCGACCTACTGATGCCTCCGCTCATAACTAAGTGGAATATCCTGAAGGATGAGGATAAGGATCTGTTTCCACTTttggag TGTTTGTCATCAGTCGCCACAGCGCTGCAGTCCGGCTTCCTACCCTACTGTGAACCTGTGTTCAGGAGATGTGTCTCACTTATAGAACAGACACTCAATCAAAACATC GCAAACAGTCAAAGTCCTGAGCAGTTTGAGGCACCGGACAAAGACTTTATGATAGTGGCGCTGGACTTGCTGAGCGGACTGGCGGAGGGATTGGACGGACACATCAACCACTTGGTGCTCAATTCCAACTTGATGCAGCTACTCTACCAGTGCATGCAGGATCCAATGCCAGAG GTGCGGCAATCATCATTTGCGTTATTAGGAGACTTGACGAAGGCGTGTTTCCAACATGTGCTACCATATATTCCTGAGTTCCTACCCATACTCGGCATGAACCTCAACCCGGAACTGATATCTGTGTGCAACAACGCCACGTGGGCTATCGGCGAGATTAGTATAAAACTAG GAGCCGACACATCAAAATATGTACCTCTAGTGCTGAACCATCTCGTAGACATCATCAACAGGCACAACACACCTAAGACACTACTCGAAAACACAG CGATTACTATCGGTCGGCTAGGTTATGTGTGCCCCCACGACGTCGCACCCGTTTTACATCAATTTGTACGGCAGTG GTGTATATCGCTACGCAACATTCGCGATAACGACGAGAAGGACTCTGCGTTCCGCGGCATGTGCCAGATGATCCAGGTTAACCCGGGCGGCGTAGTGCCGGACTTCATGTTCTTCTGCGACGCGGTCGCATCGTGGTCGCACCCTAAGGACGACCTGAAGGAGATGTTCACTAAG ATCCTGCACGGTTTTAAGAATCAGGTGGGCGAGGAGAACTGGCGGCGGTTCACGGAGCAGTTTCCCGAGCAGCTGAGCGCGCGCCTCGCCGCCATGTGCGGGATATAG
- the LOC121730082 gene encoding mitogen-activated protein kinase p38b-like isoform X1 — MPRYHTVEINKTEWIVPERYQNLTPVGSGAYGQVCSAIDTLHDIKVAIKKLARPFQSAVHAKRTYRELRMLKHMNHENVIGLLDVFSPEKSLEEFQQVYLVTHLMGADLSNIVRTQKLSDDHVQFLVYQILRGLKYIHSAGIIHRDLKPSNIAVNEDCELKILDFGLARPTETEMTGYVATRWYRAPEIMLNWMHYNQTVDIWSVGCIMAELLTGRTLFPGTDHIDQFTRILFLCGKPDQETIDKLLSEEARNYIQSLPTLHRRDFREVFRGANPLAVNLLELMLELDADKRITAEQALAHAYLAQYADPTDEPTSAPYDQSFEDMDLPVDKWKELVWKEVVEFKPHPQHMNTVVEVNPS, encoded by the exons ATCTTACACCTGTAGGATCCGGAGCGTACGGCCAAGTTTG CTCTGCTATAGATACTCTGCATGATATAAAAGTAGCTATCAAGAAACTGGCTAGACCTTTTCAATCAGCAGTACATGCCAAGAGAACGTATCGTGAATTGAGAATGTTGAAGCATATGAATCATGAAAATGTTATTG gtCTCCTGGATGTTTTCAGTCCAGAAAAGAGCTTAGAAGAGTTCCAGCAGGTGTATTTAGTGACACACTTAATGGGTGCGGACTTGAGCAATATTGTGAGGACTCAGAAGTTATCAGATGACCATGTTCAGTTTCTTGTGTATCAGATACTTAGAGGCTTAAAATATATTCACTCAGCGGGGATCATTCACAGG GACCTTAAACCTTCAAATATTGCTGTGAATGAAGACTGTGAGTTGAAGATTTTAGATTTTGGCCTTGCCAGACCTACAGAGACAGAGATGACGGGATATGTAGCGACtag GTGGTATAGAGCACCTGAGATAATGCTCAACTGGATGCACTACAATCAGACCGTAGACATCTGGTCGGTGGGCTGCATCATGGCTGAACTGCTCACCGGCAGAACTCTTTTCCCCGGCACAGACC ATATTGATCAATTCACAAGAATTTTGTTCTTATGCGGGAAGCCAGATCAGGAGACAATTGATAAATTACTAAGCGAAGAG GCTCGCAACTACATCCAGTCGCTGCCGACGCTGCACCGGCGCGACTTTCGCGAGGTGTTCCGCGGCGCCAACCCGCTCGCCGTCAACCTGCTCGAGCTTATGCTGGAGCTGGACGCTGACAA GCGTATAACGGCGGAGCAGGCGCTGGCGCACGCGTACCTGGCGCAGTACGCGGACCCCACGGACGAGCCCACCTCCGCGCCCTACGATCAGAGCTTCGAGGACATGGACCTGCCCGTCGACAAGTGGAAAG AGCTGGTGTGGAAGGAGGTTGTGGAGTTCAAGCCGCACCCGCAGCACATGAACACCGTGGTCGAGGTGAACCCCTCGTaa
- the LOC121730084 gene encoding probable dimethyladenosine transferase, which translates to MPKIKAEKKCRVHNEIAKQGIQFNKDFGQHILKNPLIITSMLDKAGLRPTDVALEIGPGTGNMTVKMLDRVKKVVACEIDTRLVAELQKRVQGTPYQAKLQILVGDVLKTELPFFDICVANIPYQISSPLVFKLLLHRPFFRCAVLMFQQEFAQRLVAKPGDKLYCRLSINTQLLARVDMLMKVGKNNFRPPPKVESSVVRIEPRNPPPPINFVEWDGLTRIAFVRKNKTLSAAFKHSTTMAVLEKNYRVYCSLHNTDIPEDFDIKQKVQEILTKAEADQMRARTMDCDDFMKLLHAFNAEGIHFA; encoded by the exons ATGCCGAAAATCAAAGCAGAAAAGAAATGTAGAGTTCATAATGAAATCGCAAAACAAG GAATTCAATTCAACAAGGATTTTGGCCAACATATTCTAAAAAATCCCCTTATTATCACATCGATGTTAGATAAGGCGGGCTTAAGACCTACAGATGTAGCCCTTGAAATTGGTCCCGGTACTGGTAATATGACTGTAAAAATGTTAGACAGAGTCAAGAAAGTTGTAGCCTGTGAAATTGATACTAG ATTAGTTGCCGAGCTGCAAAAGAGAGTTCAAGGAACACCCTACCAAGCAAAGCTACAGATTCTAGTTGGGGATGTATTGAAAACGGAGTTACCGTTTTTTGACATTTGTGTAGCAAATATACCTTACCAGATCAGTTCACCTCTGGTATTCAAATTGCTGCTACATAGGCCATTCTTCAGATGTGCAGTATTAATGTTCCAACAGGAATTTGCCCAAAGACTAGTAGCAAAGCCGGGTGATAAACTGTATTGTAGATTGTCCATAAATACACAGCTGCTAGCTAGAGTTGACATGTTAATGAAG GTTGGCAAAAACAATTTCCGACCTCCACCAAAAGTTGAATCCAGTGTTGTAAGAATAGAACCAAGAAACCCCCCACCACCTATCAATTTTGTCGAGTGGGATGGCCTGACCAGAATAGCATTTGTCagaaaaaacaaaacactatcAGCAGCTTTCAAACACAGCACAACCATGGCAGTCCTTGAAAAGAATTACAGAGTTTATTGCTCACTACATAATACG GATATAcctgaagattttgacattaagCAAAAAGTTCAAGAAATTCTAACAAAGGCCGAAGCAGATCAAATGCGCGCCCGGACAATGGACTGTGATGATTTCATGAAGCTACTGCATGCTTTTAATGCGGAAGGAATACACTTTGCATAA